A portion of the Streptomyces coeruleoprunus genome contains these proteins:
- a CDS encoding HPr family phosphocarrier protein has translation MAERRVNVGWAEGLHARPASIFVRAATAAGVPVTIAKADGNPVNAASMLAVLGLGAQGGEEIVLASDAEGAEVALDRLAKLVAEGLEELPETV, from the coding sequence ATGGCTGAGCGCCGCGTCAACGTCGGTTGGGCCGAGGGCCTGCACGCCCGCCCCGCCTCCATCTTCGTCCGTGCCGCCACGGCCGCCGGCGTCCCCGTGACGATCGCCAAGGCCGACGGCAACCCGGTCAACGCCGCGTCGATGCTCGCGGTGCTCGGCCTGGGCGCGCAGGGCGGCGAGGAGATCGTGCTGGCTTCGGACGCCGAGGGCGCGGAGGTCGCCCTCGACCGCCTGGCGAAGCTGGTCGCCGAGGGCCTCGAAGAGCTGCCCGAGACCGTCTGA
- a CDS encoding GntR family transcriptional regulator, with translation MRVPAHSVCTAIRDDIVSGVLPRGSRLTEEQLARRYGVSRVPVREALRTLESEGFVTSRRHAGACVAEPTEQEAADLLEMRTLLEPLGAARAAQRRTDAHLKVLRGLVRLGQERARRGQAEDLRSLDGWFHETLAQASGSPGLTALLTQLRHKIAWMYAVDHPAQPVEAWAEHGAIVDAVARGDSERARSLTAQHAERWIGAHRLRRPGIVRTSQHPVNTAGSRN, from the coding sequence ATGCGCGTGCCAGCGCACTCGGTATGCACGGCGATCCGCGACGACATCGTCTCCGGGGTGCTCCCGCGCGGCAGCCGGCTCACCGAGGAGCAACTGGCGCGCCGGTACGGCGTCTCCCGCGTCCCGGTCCGCGAGGCGCTGCGCACGCTGGAGTCGGAGGGCTTCGTCACCTCCCGCAGGCACGCCGGCGCCTGTGTCGCCGAGCCGACCGAGCAGGAGGCCGCCGACCTGCTGGAGATGCGCACCCTGCTGGAGCCGCTGGGCGCCGCACGGGCCGCCCAGCGGCGCACGGACGCACACCTGAAGGTCCTGCGGGGCCTGGTCAGGCTGGGCCAGGAGCGGGCCAGGCGCGGCCAGGCGGAGGACCTGCGGTCGCTGGACGGCTGGTTCCACGAGACGCTCGCCCAGGCCTCCGGCAGCCCCGGCCTCACCGCGCTCCTCACCCAGCTCCGGCACAAGATCGCCTGGATGTACGCCGTGGACCACCCGGCCCAGCCGGTGGAGGCGTGGGCGGAACACGGCGCCATCGTCGACGCGGTGGCGCGCGGGGACTCCGAGCGGGCCAGGTCGCTCACCGCGCAGCACGCCGAGCGCTGGATCGGTGCCCACCGGCTGCGCCGCCCCGGCATCGTGAGGACTTCGCAACATCCCGTAAACACCGCGGGCTCACGCAATTAA
- a CDS encoding M23 family metallopeptidase — translation MAFTRATGKHRAPSRLSRTSAHAAGVAALATTGVIGTLTSPALAADANVQALEDTGLNPAVTTQELADQVEVQAAAQEQAAEEAELHERIQARAEAEAKRLAEARAKEARAEKERADREAERKRLLSFQLPVAGSYVSTSYQAGGSLWSSGSHSGVDFHAAYGSTVVSVGMGTVVEAGWGGAYGNNVVIRMHDGTYTQYGHLASVTVSVGQTVSPGQQIGVSGSTGNSTGPHLHFEARTSAEYGSDIDPVSYLRARGVAL, via the coding sequence CCCCCAGCCGTCTGAGCCGTACGAGCGCGCACGCCGCCGGCGTCGCGGCCCTCGCCACCACCGGCGTGATCGGCACCCTCACTTCCCCGGCACTCGCGGCCGACGCGAACGTCCAGGCCCTCGAGGACACGGGCCTCAACCCGGCCGTCACGACGCAGGAACTGGCCGACCAGGTCGAGGTCCAGGCCGCCGCCCAGGAGCAGGCCGCCGAGGAGGCGGAGCTGCACGAGCGCATCCAGGCCCGCGCCGAGGCCGAGGCCAAGCGCCTGGCCGAGGCCCGCGCCAAGGAGGCCCGCGCCGAGAAGGAGCGCGCCGACCGCGAGGCCGAGCGCAAGCGCCTGCTCTCCTTCCAGCTCCCCGTCGCCGGCTCGTACGTGAGCACCTCCTACCAGGCCGGCGGCTCCCTGTGGTCCTCCGGCAGCCACTCCGGCGTCGACTTCCACGCCGCCTACGGCTCCACCGTCGTCTCCGTCGGCATGGGCACCGTCGTCGAGGCGGGCTGGGGCGGCGCCTACGGCAACAACGTCGTGATCCGGATGCACGACGGCACGTACACGCAGTACGGCCACCTCGCCTCGGTCACGGTCTCGGTCGGCCAGACGGTCAGCCCGGGCCAGCAGATCGGCGTCTCCGGCTCCACCGGCAACTCCACCGGGCCGCACCTCCACTTCGAGGCCCGCACGAGCGCCGAGTACGGCTCGGACATCGACCCCGTCTCCTACCTCCGGGCGCGCGGCGTCGCCCTCTGA